A single region of the Rhabdothermincola sediminis genome encodes:
- a CDS encoding DUF721 domain-containing protein, translated as MSWRPLPTSDGNDSQPERLAHSLDRVVRHLGGSSAGAVGGLFGSWEQIVGERVARHATPSALRDGVLVVAVDDPAWATQLRFLEGEILGRVREVLNLPELARLEVRVRRSTG; from the coding sequence ATGAGCTGGCGGCCGCTCCCCACGAGCGACGGGAACGATTCCCAACCGGAGCGGCTGGCGCACAGCCTCGACCGCGTGGTCCGGCACCTGGGGGGCTCGTCGGCCGGCGCCGTCGGTGGCCTGTTCGGCTCCTGGGAGCAGATCGTCGGCGAGCGCGTGGCTCGGCACGCCACGCCCTCGGCACTGCGGGACGGGGTCCTGGTGGTCGCCGTCGACGACCCCGCGTGGGCGACCCAGCTACGGTTCCTCGAGGGCGAGATCCTGGGCCGGGTACGGGAGGTGCTGAACCTTCCGGAGCTAGCTCGCCTGGAGGTTCGCGTTCGCCGATCGACGGGTTGA
- the gyrB gene encoding DNA topoisomerase (ATP-hydrolyzing) subunit B: MAQTAESTYGAKDITVLEGLEAVRKRPGMYIGSTGPAGLHHLVYEVVDNAVDEAMAGHASRIDVTLLPDGGCEVVDDGRGIPVDPHPDPKLKKKSAAEVVLTVLHAGGKFGGDGYKVSGGLHGVGVSVVNALSRRLEVEIDRDGQRHYMDFENGGKTKTKLKVIGKAPRGRTGTTVRFWPDPTIFDEINFRAQTLLERFQMMAFLNRGLEIRFVDQRPDEHPEPVVFKYAGGIVDFVRHLNETKEPLFKRIGYFEQAEDDQEVEIAFQWNTGYQTDGLHSFANGIATIEGGMHEEGFKKALTNVVNRYAREKGLIKEKDDNLQGEDIREGLTAIISVRLREPQFEGQTKGKLGNVSMRSLVERATNDKLRDWFEENPTEARKVVQKAVQASRARIAARKAREATRRKSALEGAGMPDKLRDCASRNRDECELFIVEGDSAGGSAVQARNPNNQAILPIRGKILNVERARIDQMLKNAEIQALISAIGAGVGEEFDVEKIRYDKVIIMCDADVDGSHIRTLLLTFFFRQMKDLVEKEHVYIAQPPLYSTVVGKEKVYLKDDQAKATFMQEHPNHKKEFQRLKGLGEMDWEELGETTMDPANRTLLKVSVEAAAIADEVFSVLMGDDVESRKQFIASNAKDVRFIDI, encoded by the coding sequence GTGGCGCAGACCGCTGAATCGACGTACGGGGCGAAGGACATCACCGTCCTCGAGGGCCTCGAAGCCGTGCGCAAGCGTCCCGGCATGTACATCGGCTCCACCGGGCCGGCCGGGCTTCACCACCTCGTGTACGAGGTGGTCGACAACGCGGTCGACGAGGCGATGGCCGGCCACGCCAGCCGCATCGACGTGACGCTGTTGCCCGACGGTGGCTGCGAGGTGGTCGACGATGGGCGTGGGATCCCCGTCGATCCCCATCCGGATCCGAAGCTGAAGAAGAAGTCGGCGGCCGAGGTGGTCCTCACGGTGCTCCACGCGGGCGGCAAGTTCGGCGGTGACGGCTACAAGGTCTCGGGCGGGCTCCACGGCGTGGGCGTTTCGGTCGTCAACGCGCTGTCCCGCCGGCTCGAGGTGGAGATCGACCGCGACGGTCAACGCCACTACATGGACTTCGAGAACGGTGGGAAGACCAAGACCAAGCTCAAGGTGATCGGCAAGGCGCCACGTGGCCGTACCGGTACGACGGTGCGGTTCTGGCCCGATCCCACGATCTTCGACGAGATCAACTTCCGGGCCCAGACGTTGCTGGAACGCTTCCAGATGATGGCTTTCCTCAACCGGGGCCTCGAGATCCGCTTCGTCGACCAGCGACCGGACGAGCACCCCGAACCGGTGGTGTTCAAGTACGCGGGAGGCATCGTCGACTTCGTCCGGCACCTCAACGAGACCAAGGAGCCGCTCTTCAAGCGCATCGGCTACTTCGAGCAGGCCGAAGACGACCAGGAAGTGGAGATAGCGTTCCAGTGGAACACCGGCTACCAGACCGACGGCCTGCACTCCTTCGCCAACGGCATCGCCACCATCGAGGGCGGGATGCACGAGGAGGGCTTCAAGAAGGCCCTCACCAACGTGGTGAACCGCTACGCGCGAGAGAAGGGCCTCATCAAGGAGAAGGACGACAACCTCCAGGGCGAGGACATCCGTGAGGGTCTCACGGCGATCATCTCGGTCCGTTTGCGCGAGCCGCAGTTCGAGGGCCAGACGAAGGGCAAGCTCGGCAACGTGTCGATGCGTTCGCTCGTCGAGCGGGCTACGAACGACAAGCTCCGTGACTGGTTCGAGGAGAACCCGACCGAGGCCCGCAAGGTCGTGCAGAAGGCGGTGCAGGCCTCCCGCGCTCGTATCGCCGCCCGCAAGGCCAGGGAGGCCACGCGCCGCAAGTCGGCGCTCGAAGGTGCGGGCATGCCCGACAAGCTGAGGGACTGCGCCAGCCGCAATCGTGACGAGTGTGAGCTGTTCATCGTCGAGGGTGATTCCGCTGGTGGCTCCGCTGTGCAGGCCCGCAACCCGAACAACCAGGCGATCCTGCCCATCAGGGGCAAGATCCTCAACGTCGAGCGGGCTCGTATCGACCAGATGCTGAAGAACGCGGAGATCCAGGCGCTCATCTCCGCGATCGGTGCCGGTGTCGGTGAGGAGTTCGATGTCGAGAAGATCCGCTACGACAAGGTCATCATCATGTGTGACGCCGACGTCGACGGCTCGCACATCCGCACCTTGCTCCTCACCTTCTTCTTCCGGCAGATGAAGGACCTGGTCGAGAAGGAGCACGTGTACATCGCCCAGCCCCCGCTCTACTCGACGGTGGTCGGCAAGGAGAAGGTGTACCTCAAGGACGACCAGGCCAAGGCCACGTTCATGCAGGAGCACCCGAACCACAAGAAGGAGTTCCAGCGCCTGAAGGGCCTCGGCGAGATGGACTGGGAGGAGCTCGGCGAGACCACGATGGACCCGGCGAACCGGACGCTGCTCAAGGTGTCGGTCGAGGCCGCGGCCATCGCGGACGAGGTCTTCTCCGTGCTCATGGGTGACGACGTCGAGTCGCGCAAGCAGTTCATCGCCAGCAACGCCAAAGACGTGCGCTTCATCGACATCTGA